ATTGGAGGGATGCAAACTCAGACTTAATTAAACTGACCTTTCTTCTATGCTTCctgggtgcatgtgggagtgagaCTGCTGGAACTGGAGGGGTCACATTATGTTGACCAGCATTGTCCCCTAAATCAGCAGTCAGTGTTAGAATTccatgcaacaattttttttctgttcaaATTTGAAGTAGTTAAGTACCATCAAAAGCACAATTATGATTCACATTCTGTCTCCCCTGGTCTTGTATAACAACAAttgctcaaatttgaattcaatGCAACAAAAATCTATGTTCAGTGAGCACTTGTATCTTATTACTTTGCTGAGCAACAAACCCTAAATGAGCAGTCAGCGAGTGCTTCAAATTTGAATTCCATGGAGCAAAATAACATTAATCAGATTTCATTTCCATGCAGAAAAGCATTTCTGTTCAAATTGCTTGTAGCTCTCATTACCTCGAAATAACGAGTACCAACAGAAGTTACGATATCAGTTCCATGCAGCAAATGCAGAAAATATTTTTGCTTAAAATTTGTAGTAGCTCATTACCTCCCAAAGGAATAATACGATTTGGACTTTGAATTCCTAGCGCGTGCATCTCATTGGTCTGTTCATCTCCCCCTAAATCAGGGTCAATAACAGTTTACATTTGAATTTCATGCAGCGAATTCTTCCTGTTCAGAAGTTTGTGTAGTTCAGTACCTTCTTCAACGATCTCAATCTTACAACCATCGTTTCGCGCTTCCATTCTACTGATAGCGACCACAACCCTTTGTAAATCAGCTGTCAAAGAGAATCAACAAATTAAATTGGTGCTCGACTTAGACCAAAATCTGAATTAGCATATATCATACACTGAGAAAGCACTGGCTGTGAATCAAGATGCGTACTGCGTGTTGACGGCGGCGCAGGAGGTATAACATTGGAGTCACTATCATTCCCTTCATTAGGTTGATCTCGATCCTCCAAATGAGCTAAATAAACAGTAAAAGAAAACTGTTGTTCTACTCCATGGCAGAAGATGCAAACCGAACAAACAATGATGTACATTTTTCAAATCATGAATAATTTACCTTCGTCTTGTCTCCTGCGGAATGACCTGCCAACAGTAGATTTTAACTTCTTTATGGCCTCTGGAGCCTTCAACTTTTTGTGAACTTGAATCAACAGCAGTATCTCCAAGCCGTAGCACACCAAGTTTAGAGAGGATGAGATCTGAAAGGATCATGAAGATGTAATATTTGACGCCTAATACTTGATGTCATTCATAAGGCAAAGTTGAAGGATATCTTACCACCATGATGCGCTGGTTCTTGTGGCTAATAAAGGTAACAATTGCCTGGACAATGCAGAAGATGCAGCTTGGCATAATAGTCATCAGGACAGTTAGGAGCTCCATCTTCGTGTCCAAGGTAAACTGCAGAAAAGCACATAATCAGGGTGTAACTAGAAAATATAGCAAGTGTTGTAGCAAGTAACTTTTCTGAATACTCCTCGCGCCTCTGTACTTACAAGCTGATACATCTGAATAGCATGAGCGGAACCCAGCAGATAAAGGGCTAACACACCAAAAACATACTCCAAAACATGAGCAGGGTGGCCCTCAATTTCGACTTGAAGGATAATAAGAGCCATCAGAAGGAACAGCATCGTCCCGGTAAACCAGAGATAAGCCTGAAACGTTAACTGTTGGAAATGTAAGGAGATAATATAGAGATCCATCAACTTTTTTTACCACTCACCTTGATTTTCTTCTTTTCATAGCCACAAATCATTAGCAGGTAGGCCAGATTTACTCCACAGAATAAGGAATTTGATATTATCACATCATGAGCGCTATCTCTCTTGAGGACAACGATACCATACAAGAGCCATAAGATACTGTTGAGAAGCGCAATCTGAATTCCGATGCAATCCCACAGTTTAATGGTCGCTTCAAAGTCACCAGTATGAACATAATGCAGGACAGGGTAGAAGACTAATATCAAAGAACTCATGGTGCCTGCCACTGAACAGAGAAACTTCTCAACAAATGCCACTGGACCAGCCTAGACAATTTTTACACAATaggggctcctttgattcaaaggaattttataggatttctggaggattaaaatccttaggattttttcttatgttggtcctttgattcataggattgaatctcACGGAATTTTTTCCTATgaaatcttttgtactacattttaTAGAAAATATAACATCCACTTcaacctctttttacaattcctCTGTTTTCCCCTACCATCAAACACTCATTGCTAAttctataggattcaagtgggcatgccactccAACCCTATACTTTTCCTTTACGTACGTTTctaaaatcctacgaatcaaagaggccctaagtaCTTCAGTTGGGAATATACAATGTGTACTTCAGTTTATATAAGGACAAATATAGAAGCTAGCGCTAAAAGTAAAAGTTTCTGAATTCATATCAATGATCTCTATCCAGAAAAATAGGCAATCTATCTATAAGCACAAACATAGAACTTACAGAACGACAGAACAAACATTCCAGAGTATGAGCATTACTTGAATTCACATCGATAACGCATAAGCAATACTCGTAATGCTCAATGTTCAGTAAATACTATCCGGCCTACGAGTTAATCACTCGTGCACCATGGGCGCCCGCCAGCCCCAGGGAACCCCGCCCCGCCTGACCACAATCCCGTCGGGGCTACGCGTTTCCCCGCCCGCTCCGCCCGACTGCAATCCTGTCGGCGGCTACGGTTTCCCCGTTGACCCCGCCCGACCGCAATTTCGTCTGACCACGCGTTGCCCTCGTCTAGCGAACCCGGCAGAAATCCGAAGTACAACGACCACAGAGAAATTCGTCCACATTTAGAGTAGGAAACGGCGAGATTACCGGTGGGGGTGGTGCTGAAGCTGGCGCTGCTGGCGGCGCTGGCGCTGGtgctggtggcggcggtggtggtggcgcccGCTCGAGCGGTGCTGGTCGCCCCGCTCCCGTAGGCGGCGGCGGTCGAGGCGCTCtgataggtggtggtggtggtggtagctgCAGCGCTCcgataggtggtggtggtggtagctgCAGCGCtccgagtggtggtggtggtggtagccgAAACGCTccgagtggtggtggcggcggtcgaGGCGCTCCggtaggtggtggcggcggcggcggcggcgctccgtgtggtggcggtggcggcggcggcggcgccgcccggagaggtggcggtggaggcggccgcggcgcccggagaggtggcggtggaggcggccgcGGAGCCCGGagaggtggcggtggaggcggccgcggcgcccggagaggtggcggtggaggcggccgcggcgcccggagaggtggcggtggaggcggccgcGGCGCCCGGAGAGGTGGCGGTGGAGGCAGCCGCGGCGCTCCGAGAGGCGGCGTCGCTTGGCACTTCATGCCAGAGGCGGTGGCCGCGCCCCGGTGAGTTGCTGCCGTCCCGGTGAGATGCGGAGGCTGCCCAACCCCTCCGATGGGCGGCCACAGCTTCCGCGGCGCGTCGGCTTTCATGGCGGCACGATAGCTTACTGCATAAGATTTGAGTTTGATGATCTAGCAATAGCAAGTTAGCAACACTACCAAGGACAAAATTTCTGTTCTGACCTTTACAGCAAACTTAAGTACGAGTTGACCCTgcttctgaaattttttcaaatctgACATTTTTCGGTCACGCCAACATTCTTGGTGTCTGGATTGCATGGAAGACGCCACGGTGCCCGGCGTTTGGCCCTGACCCACACTCATCCGGGTGGCGCTGACATGGCAAAGATGAAACGCCATTGATCTTGGCGTCTGGTCGAAACGCCGTAGCCGTTGGCGTTTGGTCCTTTGTATTTCTCAGCCCGCACACATGCATACAACAATTGATCGGTTTCTTTATTCTTTGTCCTCGTCCGATGGACCATGCCAGTACAACGTCGATTGGAACTTTAAAACTCAAAAGAACATGTCTATAAATTCTTGCGCTCCATCTCCTCACTCTATAATTCTATGCTCAGTCCTTTCCACTTTTCTCCTTTGTCATTCTACTCCTATGTGCGTGTCGTTGATGCCGCGGGCTGAAGTGGCAGTGGCGCCGCTCGCCTGGGTGTGCCCGTCGCCAACACAGCCCGGAGCACTAATGGCAACCCTGGGCGCGCGCGAACACAAAGTAAAAGGGAGTACCCTGCAAAACATAGCTTAGCTTTTTGATAGTTTTCTCTTTTATTAAGGCATCTTCAAGGCAGACTCGCAAACCCTTGCAAACGTTTGGACCGCGCTATCCAGACCACGCAAGCAATCCAAAGTAGTCCTGTATCGGTTCGCAGGGCAGTCCGGCCGTGATTTATCCCGCAAATCATAGATAAACGTGGTGCCTTTGCGTGATTCCGGACCGCTCCCAAGCCCATTTCTGACCACCTGGCCCACCAAAAATCCCCACCCTCCCCTCTCGTGCTTTTCTTCTGACGCACACGCCGCTAACCACGCCGCCACAGAGCATGCAGCAGCCGACATTGATGCGGAGATGTGATCAAAGGGAGGGTAGCGTTGACCGATGCGACCTCTCGGCAGTCGCCACTTCAATGCGGAAGCAAGTTCCCGAGTAACCAACTCTAGCTGATGTGCCGCATTGAAGCGGACCGCCCCTTCGCTTGGCCCTCGCCGCGGCTATTGAACCAGATCGAACGCCGCGTGAAGGAGGAGCCGACCACGCCCCCGCACCACCGTGGCGTCTACATCAGACACCACGTAAAGGACGAGCTTGTGTCCCCGCCACGCAGCCGGTACGGCCGCATTGACGCGATGttctcgccgccgcgccgccaccgcctcacCGTCAAGGAGGAGGTGCCGCCCGCGATCAAGAAGGCGCGGGGCCGCCTCCTCCACTACCGCAGCGGTGCCTAGGTCTCAAGGGACGTCATGTCTAAGGCGGAGCGCGCGGCTCGACAACAGGAGACGTATGACCAGCACAATGCCAATCGTCGCTCCGCGTTCGCC
Above is a window of Triticum aestivum cultivar Chinese Spring chromosome 6B, IWGSC CS RefSeq v2.1, whole genome shotgun sequence DNA encoding:
- the LOC123136392 gene encoding uncharacterized protein isoform X1, with the translated sequence MSSLILVFYPVLHYVHTGDFEATIKLWDCIGIQIALLNSILWLLYGIVVLKRDSAHDVIISNSLFCGVNLAYLLMICGYEKKKIKLTFQAYLWFTGTMLFLLMALIILQVEIEGHPAHVLEYVFGVLALYLLGSAHAIQMYQLFTLDTKMELLTVLMTIMPSCIFCIVQAIVTFISHKNQRIMVISSSLNLVCYGLEILLLIQVHKKLKAPEAIKKLKSTVGRSFRRRQDEAHLEDRDQPNEGNDSDSNVIPPAPPSTRTDLQRVVVAISRMEARNDGCKIEIVEEGGDEQTNEMHALGIQSPNRIIPLGGDNAGQHNVTPPVPAVSLPHAPRKHRRKGGVAKNGVSRRGVEVTKESAGQLWQFGCK
- the LOC123136392 gene encoding uncharacterized protein isoform X2, translating into MSSLILVFYPVLHYVHTGDFEATIKLWDCIGIQIALLNSILWLLYGIVVLKRDSAHDVIISNSLFCGVNLAYLLMICGYEKKKIKAYLWFTGTMLFLLMALIILQVEIEGHPAHVLEYVFGVLALYLLGSAHAIQMYQLFTLDTKMELLTVLMTIMPSCIFCIVQAIVTFISHKNQRIMVISSSLNLVCYGLEILLLIQVHKKLKAPEAIKKLKSTVGRSFRRRQDEAHLEDRDQPNEGNDSDSNVIPPAPPSTRTDLQRVVVAISRMEARNDGCKIEIVEEGGDEQTNEMHALGIQSPNRIIPLGGDNAGQHNVTPPVPAVSLPHAPRKHRRKGGVAKNGVSRRGVEVTKESAGQLWQFGCK